From Aegilops tauschii subsp. strangulata cultivar AL8/78 chromosome 5, Aet v6.0, whole genome shotgun sequence:
TCTTCTGTTTCGCCATAGTTCATGCTTACTTAGTTTTGAGAGGCACTTAGCTTACATTTCCTTTCAACCGACTGATCATCAATAAAGGAGATCAAAAGAATCATTTTTACCAAGAGGGTGTCAAGAATGAAAATTGTGGGGAATGAATGAAGAGAAAGATGTCGCTTTAGGTGATGGCGTTTAAGGAGAAACAACGATTGCATGAGAATCAATTTGTGGCTATATGAATGAAGACCACAATGCCATAATGTTCGACACATAATTCTTAATTAGAACACTTTTTTGATCACCTTGTTTTATTTTCATCTCGTGGCACACAATTTTCCAGTACGGGCATTCATCTAGTTTTTTAGTAAAAAGGCACACAAATTTTCAGCACGGATACGGATTGCAGACATACATCAAGAACAGAATCAGCAGGATTAtcaccatgagtttcttcaacaGAACAACACAAAAGTTTAGAGACTAGCCCCAAAGCTATGCCTATTGTAACACACACTCCAGTTACAAAAGCCCTACATGCAATTAGGGTGCTCTAAGGTCTCTACAAAATTCTCTTGGGATCTTTCTCACCTTGATAGCCACTTCAACTGGCACCGCAGCCAACAAAGAAGCAACCAACCTATCTAAATCCGGAAAAGGTACAGTCAACCATAAGCGTGGGAAACCTTCCATTCCCTCGTTGTATACATCAACATCTACCACATGCCTTTTCAACTGTGCAAAAGGGACTTCTCAACACAGAAGGGTTTGGTATCAACAGTGTTAGGTTTCTGAGTGGAGAGGGTAGTATGGACTGTCAGGAGGATAAACGGAGTGCTATCTCGTGGAGGAGCAATCTCTTCTGAGCAGCGTCAATAACACCATTGCACTCAGCGTTCACGAGGACGTCACTCATGACTGCCGCAGCATGCCCAGTGGGCTCTTCAGATGGCCTCCTCAACATGAACATCTGCGCAGCAGCAAGGTAGCGTCAGAAACGATTTCACTATGTATTTGCACTTCTTATATAATAAACTTCTATCTGAATGCCAGATGAGTGTGTTGAAATAGTTATGAAGTTTGTCAGTCAGCTGTGTGGCCTGTGTTTTATTATTTGACTGATGGACATAAGATGACTTAATTTAAGATTCCACCACACAATTTTAATTCAGAAACATACTAATTTAATTCACAACTCACAATTTCTACAAGTCTGTAGGGAAAGCTCACATTATTTCACAAACTACAGTTAGATTAAACTTCGGGCCTGTTCTGATCTCATCTAGCTTCTAACTCCACATAAATCTGCAGTACAAAATGCCCCGAACGGTTGGGCTCCGAGAAGCTGACTTCTCGGAGCTGAGCCAGAGCGTAGTGCAAAAAACTGAAGCTCGGTCGGCCCAGCTCCACCAAAACCAAAATCTGGAGTTCGCTCAAATTACACCTGCAGTGCCACCGCCAAGTATAATGTTTCGTTCATGACCATCAAACGTAACGATTCGCTCGTTCCCGACCACCAAACATAACGATTCGCTCCCTGTTTCAACGAGCTGGTTCCAGCGGGCCCATTATGGTGCTAAGACAAGCCACCgaggttttttttttttgaaaaggaggttaaacccccggcctctgcatcaatcgatgcatgcagccatctttATTACTCCCTcgaagaaatataagagcatttagatcactaaagtattGATCTAAACGCGCTcatatttgtttacagagggagtaattcGAAGCTAGCGAAGCTGGAGAACGGAATCCCTTCGCTGTGTGGAGTTCGAAGCTGCCCCGAGAAGCTGAATTCGGGGAGTTTGGAGAGTTGGGAGGAGATCAGAACAGGCCCTTCATGTGGAAAAAAGTATATCTCAAGGCatatgtatgtgtgtgtgtgaatTCTATCATACATATCTAATGCACATAACGAAGTAAAGTACCTGTCCACGGTGAGATATCTCAAGGCACCCAGGTGGCTGAATCCATGGTTCACCATCAACCTGAACAGGGAATGAACTGTGCAGGTGAAATCTTATGACTCTTCCTTGGGCTAGTCGGTGTGCTCTCGATAGTCCTACCTTCAACCACAAGAAAACAATTATATATGAGTTAACGCTAACATTATTAGAAGCGATAACAAGAGATGTTCTGGAAAATGGAAATACAGAATAAGTTAACATGTTCAATATACATAGTATGTTTACCTGCAGTTTGCCTAGATGCCATGTCCCAGATATACAGACCACCTCAAGCATTTTGTCATGCATTGATTGTGAACTGAAatcatcatcataatcattgtcgtTTTGCCAAAGATCAACACCACCCATGTAGCTAGCGATATTCAGAATGATCACACCTTCTGCATCCTGATAAGCATAGCAGCTAAGAAGATCCACCAAAGATAAATCAGAAAGTGAAGATACATGAAAGATATAGAGAAGGTTACCTCTGGAATTTCAATGTTCTTTCCATCAACTTCAAGGctaacatgccatggtaaatcgGAACATGACCTATCCATCATATCCTTAGCGCCTTCTCTAGCATATATCAGCTTGTTCACAAACTGCAGCATGGAAATAGTTCCATTAACACTTTTTCTGACATAAAGAATACTAGAACACATAGCATATCAAATGTTTAGCATTGTCTGAAATGGAGAAATTATTCAGGAATTTCACAAGAAACTGTTCTCATGTGGGAATATGATATATTCATGTGTCCAAATGGGGGGATAAATTCTGCAGTAAGATAGATTTAAGCTGCGAAAGGAGAAAAAAAAGGAATATCCCTACCTGACTGCTAAATTTATCTGGCCTTTCCTCCCTAGTTGTGTGGAAATCATATGCAACCTTGGCATCACATCCAATACCTACAAGTCAATAGAAACTAAATCAATTCAGAAACATCTAGATGAGTGAGATATGCAATACATCAAATGTTGACTAAGATGGTGGAAGTTGAAGGATAGTCTACCTAGATAATTAGTCATAAATTTCACTTGCTTGGTGCATTGACCTTCTGGCCCATTCTTCTCTTTGATGGTTACATTCCAGCGATCAAGAACCATAACTGCTGCGTGATCAATGTCATTTAAAAGTGCCCATATTCCCCCTTGTCCTTCAACAGAAGACAAACCTCCACCCCAGCGGGTAACACGCGATAGGTCATTTCCTGTTCCTAGCGGAAGAATGGCAACAGGGGGAGGGGATTCATAGTTCTGTTTCTCTATGGCATCGAGAACCCATGCCACAGTTCCATCCCCACCACAAACAAGAATTCTGAAGTGTTTTACATTCTGGAATAGTTGCAATCCAACTTCAGGACCCTGAGAAACGCTTAGCTCAAATATCTGAAATAAGAATTCAACTGTCAGATCAAGGTTAGAGCATCAAATCTGTTACTCCCTCCATTGCAAAATATAAGGTGTAGTCCATTTGGGACTGAAAGAACAAGGTCACATTACCTGTATGGGATTCAGCAGCATGTTCAGTCTTCTTCTAAGAGAAGGCCCGTTACGGCCACCACTCTTGCCGTTGATGAAAACAAGCAGCGGCCTCGAATCTTGTGGCAAATCTACAAGCTCATACTTCTTTTCCTCTCCATTAGTAATGTCAGATCCACATGTTTGCTTGGGAGTGTTTCCAGAGAACTTGGGGTTTGCCAGAGTATACTTTCCATTCAGGTTCTGCAGTCTAGCAAATCCTTCAAGAACGGAGTCGAGAATTGAACTGTCTGCGGAAATCGCAGTTGTCTTAATGCCAGACTGATTGTTCATGCGTTTCTTGCTGCGTGGCCTTCTAATCCGACCCCTAACTGAAGAAGTGACAAACCCTTCTTTGATTGAGTTGAACACTCCACTGGTTGCCGGACCTTGACCAACTTGTTTCACCGATAGAGGTGGAACAATAAGTCTACTGAGCAGGCCAAGATCACAAGTGTTCCCCGTCTCCTTCAACAGCTTTGCATGACAATCCACATGGATCTGCCTCTGGCACCAAAGACAGCGCCATATAGGAGAGACGCCAAGGAATGGCACACCACAGGGCTCATCGCAGTAATAACAGAAGGTTGTTATCTCCGGGTTATCGTCCATCTCCACCCACCTCTCCGACCAGTGATGCAGCAAAGTGGAAGCACCAGCCTGCGTGACACACTTGCAGTCCTTGTCAGCGCCCTGCGAGCAGTACCAATGAGCCGCCACTCCGCACACAGAGCACCGGTAAACAACATCAGCGTCAAGGGCCCTCGAGCCTACACCCTGAGGCAAGGCCAGGGACGACAGGCACACACAGCACGTCGAAGGTTGGCCACCACGGAAGCGGTCCTCGGTCCAGGTATGGCTTGAGCAGGGGCACCGTAGCACCTTCGACACAGCCTTCTTCTCCCTGGCGGCCGCCTTGAGCCAGTACAGCGACGCCTCCCTCTGCAGCCTGAGGAGACCGTAGATGAGCGCCGCCAGGCCAAAGGAACCGGCAGTGATGAGCCACCCGAAGAATTCAATCCCAGAAGGGTCAACCCAGCGGGTCATGTTTATCAGCAGTGATCCCACCAGGTCCATGACAGTTGGCCAGGTTTGATGGCCTCAAAAGGCAGAACCTGCAGCAGAAAGAAGCGAATCACCAACAAAATCTGCTCCTAATGCAAGAATCTTGCTGGAATACACAAAAAGATAACCATCTTAGGGTTGAAATGTGGCGCTACTGTATCTTATCTTACACAATAATTTTTGGACATCAGTATATGATTTCACAATAAAGATTCTGATGGTTTTGGGGGGGCACGAGATATTTTGAACGAAAAGTGAAGTCGCTTCTCCTGTTTTATACTATAGTATAATATATAAGGGGATAAAAATCACAGCATATAGGAAAATTCTCGTTCGAATTGTGGTCTCCTCTCTGGCGCGCTCGCTAATTGATCACCTTGGATTCACCACTAATTTCTCACGTGTTGGGCGGACGGCAAGGAACCAAATCGGGGCCAGAAGGTAACCGGATCAAAACGAGACAAGGAAACCGGAGCACAGCACAAAGTGGATCGGAGCCGCCAGATCCCGCATTCGGCGTCCCGGAACTCCAAACCCGGCGAATCGTGCACTAGAGCACAACAGTAACGCGGCCCCGGGAAGAACTCGGTAGGATCACGGGGCACCAGCAGGAACACGCACCTGGTGGTGGGTGGGTGGGGGTTTGGATCGAGCAAACCCTAGCTCGCTCGCTTCGGACCGCCTGGCTCGCGGCTCCCCTAGGTCTCGTCTCGTCTCGTCGTCGTGTGCTGGCTGGCCGAGGGGGAGGGGTGTACGAGAGTCGAGAGACGAGGACGACTCGGCGTGGTCGCGGTGGCGTGCCGGCTCGTTTAAAAAGGAGTAGAGGCAGGGGCCGGGGGAATCGGCGGAACCCTGCGAATGTGATGATCGGTCGGGGGTGGGTGCCCCCCTGTCCTGGGGAACTGGAGCTCACGCCGTACGCCACTTTTTATTACTACTCAtaaatttgtttttgtttttctctCACCCAAAATACCATGAAAGTCATA
This genomic window contains:
- the LOC109772918 gene encoding diacylglycerol kinase 2 isoform X1 is translated as MDLVGSLLINMTRWVDPSGIEFFGWLITAGSFGLAALIYGLLRLQREASLYWLKAAAREKKAVSKVLRCPCSSHTWTEDRFRGGQPSTCCVCLSSLALPQGVGSRALDADVVYRCSVCGVAAHWYCSQGADKDCKCVTQAGASTLLHHWSERWVEMDDNPEITTFCYYCDEPCGVPFLGVSPIWRCLWCQRQIHVDCHAKLLKETGNTCDLGLLSRLIVPPLSVKQVGQGPATSGVFNSIKEGFVTSSVRGRIRRPRSKKRMNNQSGIKTTAISADSSILDSVLEGFARLQNLNGKYTLANPKFSGNTPKQTCGSDITNGEEKKYELVDLPQDSRPLLVFINGKSGGRNGPSLRRRLNMLLNPIQIFELSVSQGPEVGLQLFQNVKHFRILVCGGDGTVAWVLDAIEKQNYESPPPVAILPLGTGNDLSRVTRWGGGLSSVEGQGGIWALLNDIDHAAVMVLDRWNVTIKEKNGPEGQCTKQVKFMTNYLGIGCDAKVAYDFHTTREERPDKFSSQFVNKLIYAREGAKDMMDRSCSDLPWHVSLEVDGKNIEIPEDAEGVIILNIASYMGGVDLWQNDNDYDDDFSSQSMHDKMLEVVCISGTWHLGKLQVGLSRAHRLAQGRVIRFHLHSSFPVQVDGEPWIQPPGCLEISHRGQMFMLRRPSEEPTGHAAAVMSDVLVNAECNGVIDAAQKRLLLHEIALRLSS
- the LOC109772918 gene encoding diacylglycerol kinase 2 isoform X2, which encodes MDLVGSLLINMTRWVDPSGIEFFGWLITAGSFGLAALIYGLLRLQREASLYWLKAAAREKKAVSKVLRCPCSSHTWTEDRFRGGQPSTCCVCLSSLALPQGVGSRALDADVVYRCSVCGVAAHWYCSQGADKDCKCVTQAGASTLLHHWSERWVEMDDNPEITTFCYYCDEPCGVPFLGVSPIWRCLWCQRQIHVDCHAKLLKETGNTCDLGLLSRLIVPPLSVKQVGQGPATSGVFNSIKEGFVTSSVRGRIRRPRSKKRMNNQSGIKTTAISADSSILDSVLEGFARLQNLNGKYTLANPKFSGNTPKQTCGSDITNGEEKKYELVDLPQDSRPLLVFINGKSGGRNGPSLRRRLNMLLNPIQIFELSVSQGPEVGLQLFQNVKHFRILVCGGDGTVAWVLDAIEKQNYESPPPVAILPLGTGNDLSRVTRWGGGLSSVEGQGGIWALLNDIDHAAVMVLDRWNVTIKEKNGPEGQCTKQVKFMTNYLGIGCDAKVAYDFHTTREERPDKFSSQFVNKLIYAREGAKDMMDRSCSDLPWHVSLEVDGKNIEIPEDAEGVIILNIASYMGGVDLWQNDNDYDDDFSSQSMHDKMLEVVCISGTWHLGKLQVGLSRAHRLAQGRVIRFHLHSSFPVQVDGEPWIQPPGCLEISHRGQGLF